A DNA window from Geminocystis sp. M7585_C2015_104 contains the following coding sequences:
- a CDS encoding response regulator: MSTHRVLVIDDSMVIRRTVRDMLPPGKFEVVEAKDGVQGLELIHTCNPNLIMLDFFLPKKNGYEVFQEIQKDPRLRTIPLLIMSGRKDEVTEKIPEPFEYFSFLEKPFDAKQLIQAIKESMEKAKKLASLQQAATTAAPPAATATIDASEFSHLQARVKQLESEVEQLKKQVNQLVSFIKKKLQ; this comes from the coding sequence GTGTCTACTCACCGAGTTTTAGTAATTGATGACAGTATGGTCATTAGACGTACTGTCAGAGATATGTTGCCCCCTGGAAAATTCGAGGTGGTGGAAGCCAAAGACGGGGTACAGGGGCTAGAATTGATCCACACCTGTAACCCCAACCTCATCATGTTAGATTTTTTCCTTCCCAAGAAAAATGGCTACGAGGTGTTTCAGGAAATACAAAAGGATCCTCGTCTCAGGACAATTCCGCTTCTGATAATGTCCGGCAGAAAAGACGAGGTTACCGAAAAGATCCCCGAGCCTTTTGAGTATTTTTCCTTTCTAGAGAAGCCCTTCGATGCCAAACAGTTAATACAGGCTATCAAGGAGTCCATGGAGAAGGCCAAAAAACTGGCCAGTCTCCAACAAGCCGCCACCACAGCAGCCCCACCAGCCGCCACCGCCACCATAGACGCTTCTGAATTCTCCCACCTCCAGGCCAGAGTCAAACAACTAGAGTCAGAAGTGGAGCAATTGAAAAAACAAGTCAACCAGCTAGTATCGTTTATCAAGAAAAAATTGCAATAG
- the lipA gene encoding lipoyl synthase, producing the protein MTDTIRETSTKRELVNLPSWLRPTIGRASQISRVQRIIKQRGIHTICEEGRCPNRAECYSQGVATFLLMGDICTRNCGFCQVAKGKPPRILDENEPAKIAEAVSLLGLKYVVLTSVARDDLPDGGAFWFVKVMEAIREKNPDTLIEVLTPDFARGKNWQQQQRESIAKIVRAHPACYNHNLETVARLQDIVRRGARYERSLRALAIVKELNPAIPTKSGLMLGLGETFEEIIATMEDLRRVDCNRLTLGQYLRPSLAHLPVQKYWTVAEFDQLRDIAYSLGFEHVSSGPLVRSSYHASLSVER; encoded by the coding sequence ATGACAGATACTATTCGAGAAACAAGTACTAAAAGGGAATTAGTGAATCTACCATCTTGGTTACGCCCCACTATAGGCAGAGCTTCCCAGATTTCTAGGGTACAGAGAATTATAAAACAAAGGGGGATCCACACTATATGTGAGGAGGGGCGTTGTCCTAATCGAGCAGAGTGTTACAGTCAGGGGGTGGCCACTTTCCTGTTAATGGGGGATATTTGTACCCGCAATTGTGGTTTTTGTCAGGTGGCCAAGGGAAAGCCCCCCCGTATTTTGGATGAAAATGAGCCAGCTAAGATAGCAGAGGCGGTTAGTTTACTGGGATTAAAGTATGTTGTGCTCACATCGGTGGCTAGGGATGATTTACCTGACGGTGGCGCCTTTTGGTTTGTAAAGGTAATGGAGGCCATTAGGGAGAAAAATCCTGACACCCTTATTGAGGTGTTGACTCCTGACTTTGCTAGGGGTAAGAATTGGCAACAACAACAGAGGGAAAGCATTGCTAAGATTGTTCGTGCTCACCCCGCCTGTTATAATCATAACCTAGAAACTGTAGCCCGTTTGCAAGACATAGTAAGACGGGGAGCTAGATACGAGCGCTCTCTGAGGGCATTGGCAATAGTAAAAGAGTTGAATCCGGCCATACCCACCAAGTCAGGGTTGATGTTGGGGTTGGGAGAGACTTTTGAAGAGATTATCGCCACCATGGAAGACTTACGAAGGGTGGACTGTAATCGTCTTACCCTGGGACAGTATTTACGTCCTTCCCTTGCCCATCTTCCCGTGCAAAAATACTGGACTGTTGCCGAATTTGACCAGTTGAGAGACATTGCTTATTCCCTAGGTTTTGAACACGTTAGTAGTGGACCCCTAGTACGCAGTTCCTATCACGCCTCTCTGTCGGTGGAAAGATAA
- a CDS encoding metal ABC transporter ATP-binding protein yields the protein MKQEENVIRVENLTVSYRDSYALKHVCLTILPGRLTGIVGPNGAGKSTLLKAMLGLIPSNFGATVWRGRLLSKCREHVAYVPQKSQVDWTYPATVWDVVMMGRVRKTGWLRPFSHTSKQKARIALGRVGMLDYSHRPIGQLSGGQQQRVFLARALVQEAELLFFDEPFTGVDSKTEEIIFSILRDLANQGKFVLVVNHDLGESINNFDDLILLNKAVIAQGKRQVVLNEENLINTYGGRVNFSPQNDSIVA from the coding sequence ATGAAGCAAGAAGAAAATGTGATTCGAGTGGAGAATCTAACAGTTAGTTACCGTGACAGTTATGCCTTGAAGCATGTGTGTTTGACCATCTTGCCGGGAAGGCTGACAGGCATAGTAGGGCCAAATGGTGCCGGCAAAAGCACATTGCTGAAGGCTATGTTGGGGCTAATCCCTTCCAATTTTGGGGCCACGGTGTGGCGGGGTAGACTTTTATCTAAGTGCCGCGAGCATGTTGCCTATGTACCACAAAAAAGTCAAGTAGACTGGACATATCCCGCCACAGTGTGGGATGTGGTGATGATGGGGCGAGTCAGGAAGACAGGCTGGTTACGCCCCTTTTCTCATACTAGCAAGCAGAAAGCCAGGATTGCTCTAGGACGAGTTGGCATGTTGGACTACAGCCATCGTCCTATTGGCCAATTGTCAGGAGGACAACAACAAAGAGTATTTTTGGCACGAGCCCTGGTCCAAGAGGCCGAGCTATTGTTTTTTGATGAGCCTTTTACCGGTGTAGATTCCAAGACGGAAGAGATAATTTTTAGTATCCTTAGGGACTTGGCCAATCAGGGCAAATTTGTATTAGTGGTTAATCACGATTTGGGGGAAAGTATTAATAATTTTGACGATCTTATTTTGCTCAATAAAGCCGTTATTGCCCAGGGAAAAAGACAGGTGGTTTTAAATGAAGAAAATCTAATAAATACTTATGGAGGTAGAGTGAATTTTTCCCCCCAGAATGATTCCATTGTAGCCTAG
- a CDS encoding metal ABC transporter permease, whose translation MIWNLLLEPLQYGFMQRALVVAVVVGIICAIVGSYLMVQRLALLGDAISHSLLPGVALAYIFNSSIFLGALIAGLLSTVLINGIKNSSKIKEDAAMGLVFSSFFALGIILITLVQKENKIDLNHFLFGNILGVSAEDLKNTILVGVIVVLTVVLLYKELLFYTFDRLGAEAVGLPVIWLDTGLMVLVGLTIVASLKAVGVILVLSLLITPPATAYLLVNRLHQVMYIGMIVGIISSITGMYLSYYFNLPSGPSIVLVAAGFFTLSFLFSPSQGLVSGYLKLKLKRNF comes from the coding sequence ATGATTTGGAATTTGCTCTTAGAGCCCCTACAATATGGTTTCATGCAACGAGCCCTGGTGGTAGCAGTGGTGGTGGGGATAATATGTGCCATTGTAGGCAGTTATTTAATGGTGCAAAGATTGGCCCTGTTGGGGGATGCCATTAGTCATTCTTTGTTGCCTGGAGTCGCCCTCGCCTATATTTTCAATTCCAGCATCTTTCTTGGGGCTTTGATTGCAGGCTTGTTGAGTACAGTGTTAATAAATGGGATTAAAAACTCCTCGAAAATCAAGGAAGATGCGGCGATGGGTCTAGTTTTTTCTAGTTTCTTTGCTCTTGGTATCATCCTAATAACTTTGGTGCAAAAGGAGAATAAAATTGACCTGAATCACTTCCTTTTTGGCAACATTTTGGGGGTAAGTGCTGAGGATTTAAAAAATACAATATTAGTGGGGGTAATTGTAGTTTTGACAGTTGTTTTGTTGTACAAGGAATTATTATTTTATACCTTTGATAGACTAGGAGCAGAGGCTGTAGGGTTACCAGTAATTTGGTTAGATACTGGCTTGATGGTTTTAGTCGGTTTGACTATTGTTGCTAGTCTAAAAGCCGTGGGTGTAATTCTGGTTTTGTCCCTATTAATAACTCCCCCCGCTACTGCATATTTGTTAGTAAATCGTCTTCATCAAGTGATGTACATAGGAATGATAGTAGGAATCATTTCTAGTATCACTGGCATGTATCTCAGCTACTATTTCAATCTACCATCAGGGCCTTCTATTGTCTTAGTCGCAGCCGGATTTTTTACCCTCAGTTTTCTCTTCAGCCCCAGCCAAGGTTTAGTATCTGGATATTTAAAACTAAAATTGAAGAGAAATTTTTAG
- a CDS encoding DNA polymerase III subunit gamma/tau: MKYEPLHHKYRPQTFAQLRGQEAIAQTLTNALRSGRIAPAYLFCGPRGTGKTSSARILAKSLNCVQSDKPTANPCGECEACRSISNGSALDFIEIDAATHTGVDNIRELIERAQYAPVKFRYKVYVIDECHMLSTAAFNALLKTLEEPPPNVVFILATTEPQRVLPTIVSRCQRFDFRRIPLEEMVKHLGEIASFEGIDITPEALSLVAQLSQGGMRDAQTLLAQLSLLSGKITPERVWDFVGAVTEQDLLDLLEAIASDEPSSVIRQCRRLLDRGKEPLTILHNLANFYVALLIAKTSPKDRYLVTVTEETWEKLVALAHQWELYTLFQGQKKLKDSEGLLRNTTQPRLWLEVTLLSLLPSANTPSVAPVITTPPSFPDASKTTSVDSSSPIPTVALSPTHLKKQLADIIDSRTTKTFFQQWCHITSIEGATVKIAVANDSLLGIARTQQKDIEKALCQLYQKPITVSFYVNPSLKNLRETPQDSPPQIPYPNSPIIDLGDCSTTANNPANKLEENQQQTTNTTYFPDKNSGIGLDEYPKEIPEKTVESILKIFKGEIIVRENRKSKKSIPAEKKVRIVNRPTLDGDEIPF, translated from the coding sequence ATGAAGTACGAGCCTTTACATCATAAGTACAGACCTCAGACCTTTGCACAGTTGCGGGGGCAGGAGGCCATCGCCCAAACCTTGACGAATGCCCTGAGAAGTGGTAGAATAGCGCCTGCATACCTGTTTTGTGGCCCCAGAGGCACAGGGAAGACTTCTAGTGCCCGAATCCTGGCAAAGTCTCTTAATTGCGTTCAAAGCGATAAGCCTACTGCTAACCCCTGTGGCGAGTGCGAAGCCTGTAGGAGTATCAGCAACGGCTCGGCTTTAGATTTTATTGAGATAGATGCGGCTACTCATACGGGGGTGGACAACATTCGGGAGCTTATAGAGAGGGCTCAATACGCTCCAGTCAAATTTCGCTATAAAGTATATGTAATTGATGAGTGCCACATGTTGAGTACAGCGGCCTTTAACGCCCTCCTGAAGACTTTAGAAGAGCCCCCCCCCAACGTTGTATTTATTCTAGCTACAACAGAACCACAGAGGGTATTGCCCACTATTGTATCACGTTGTCAGCGGTTTGATTTCCGGCGTATCCCCCTAGAAGAGATGGTAAAACACCTCGGGGAAATAGCTTCTTTTGAAGGGATTGATATCACACCGGAAGCGTTGTCGCTGGTGGCACAACTGTCTCAAGGTGGCATGAGGGATGCCCAAACCCTTTTGGCTCAACTCAGTCTCTTATCTGGTAAAATCACCCCCGAGAGGGTATGGGATTTTGTAGGGGCTGTTACAGAACAGGATTTGTTAGACTTGTTAGAGGCTATTGCCTCAGACGAGCCCTCCTCTGTTATCCGTCAGTGTCGTAGGCTTTTAGATAGGGGCAAAGAGCCCTTGACCATTCTACACAATTTGGCTAATTTTTATGTTGCTCTCTTGATTGCCAAAACCTCCCCTAAAGACAGATACTTGGTGACGGTTACAGAAGAAACCTGGGAAAAGTTAGTCGCCCTTGCCCACCAGTGGGAATTATACACTCTCTTCCAGGGGCAGAAAAAATTGAAAGACAGTGAGGGTTTGCTTCGCAACACCACACAGCCTCGTCTCTGGTTAGAGGTTACCCTCCTTAGTCTTCTCCCCTCCGCCAACACTCCCTCGGTTGCCCCTGTCATCACAACCCCCCCTTCATTCCCAGATGCCTCCAAAACTACTAGTGTCGACTCTTCTTCTCCCATCCCCACCGTTGCCCTTTCCCCCACCCACCTCAAGAAGCAACTGGCCGATATTATAGATAGTAGAACCACAAAAACCTTCTTCCAACAATGGTGTCATATAACCAGCATAGAGGGGGCCACCGTTAAAATCGCCGTGGCTAATGATTCTCTTCTGGGTATAGCTAGGACACAACAGAAGGACATTGAAAAGGCCCTCTGCCAATTGTATCAAAAACCTATTACAGTGTCCTTCTATGTAAATCCTTCCCTAAAAAATTTACGGGAAACCCCCCAAGATAGCCCCCCCCAAATCCCCTACCCTAATAGTCCTATTATAGACTTAGGGGATTGTTCAACTACTGCCAATAATCCTGCTAATAAACTTGAAGAAAATCAACAGCAGACTACAAATACCACTTATTTTCCTGATAAAAACTCCGGCATTGGCCTTGATGAATACCCAAAAGAAATTCCCGAAAAGACAGTAGAAAGTATACTAAAAATCTTTAAAGGTGAGATAATTGTTAGGGAAAACAGAAAGTCAAAAAAGTCAATTCCGGCTGAGAAAAAGGTGAGGATCGTAAATCGCCCCACCCTTGACGGCGATGAAATTCCATTTTGA
- a CDS encoding AI-2E family transporter, producing MDLLQWLGFSAIIVAVYVIWQIRQILLLVFTSIVLAISLNLIVERFCKLGLKRNYSVMVASAIFLVSIVLFFCIIVPSLALQLKQLFELLPRGLEKIVSEIERLRSFFSPQPKERVLDVKSFIGQIQPIINDLLNRGISFISGVLGALLSGVLLIALTLMFLGEPTPYRQGIIKTFPAFYRKRVAEIIDRIEAELKEWLTDTFIRIISVTSLTYLCLHLVGIPLELVQSLMAGILSFTPYIGATVSVLSPLAISFISSPWKPWVILLSYTLIFVITDRIIIPKLRKNRVTLNPANILIAEVIFANLLGLLGLFLVVPLTILIQIIVEEILIKDVFEQWQ from the coding sequence ATGGACCTATTACAATGGCTGGGCTTTAGTGCTATTATAGTTGCGGTTTATGTTATCTGGCAAATCCGTCAGATTCTTCTTCTTGTTTTTACATCTATAGTTCTCGCCATTTCCCTTAACTTAATAGTGGAACGTTTCTGTAAGTTGGGGCTAAAAAGAAACTACAGTGTGATGGTGGCCAGCGCTATTTTTTTAGTGTCCATTGTCTTGTTTTTTTGTATTATTGTTCCCTCTTTGGCCTTACAACTAAAACAGCTATTTGAATTGCTGCCTCGGGGTTTAGAGAAAATAGTGTCGGAAATAGAGAGACTAAGAAGTTTTTTTTCTCCTCAACCAAAAGAGAGGGTATTAGATGTAAAATCATTCATAGGTCAGATTCAGCCGATAATTAACGACTTATTAAACAGAGGAATTAGTTTTATTTCGGGGGTATTAGGGGCATTATTAAGTGGTGTCCTACTTATAGCACTAACCCTGATGTTTTTGGGAGAGCCGACCCCTTATAGACAGGGGATAATAAAGACTTTTCCAGCATTTTACAGAAAAAGGGTGGCAGAAATTATTGACAGAATAGAGGCAGAATTAAAAGAATGGCTGACGGACACATTCATAAGAATAATATCCGTGACTAGTTTAACCTATTTATGTCTGCACCTAGTGGGGATACCCCTGGAGTTAGTACAGTCGTTGATGGCTGGGATTCTGTCCTTTACTCCATATATCGGGGCAACAGTTAGTGTTTTGTCTCCCCTGGCAATCTCCTTTATATCCTCCCCCTGGAAACCCTGGGTGATTTTATTGTCTTATACCCTTATCTTCGTCATAACCGACAGGATTATAATCCCCAAACTGAGAAAAAATAGAGTAACACTTAACCCGGCTAATATCCTCATAGCAGAGGTTATATTTGCCAATCTGTTGGGATTATTGGGACTATTTCTGGTAGTGCCTCTCACAATCCTAATCCAGATTATAGTAGAGGAAATACTAATAAAGGACGTCTTTGAGCAATGGCAATAG
- a CDS encoding ribonucleoside-diphosphate reductase subunit alpha, translated as MLLDTQRDTITGFACQGSEGNKSQGRNEKENQIYVVKRNGKLEPLDVTKIRRVVSWACEGKDVNPIALESGLKTRLRPGITTREIQDNLIHCALEMCDESQPDWRYVAGRLHIWGLWKEVLATRGYVYTDYRRTVETFVERGKYDSRILTYSPAELEEAGRWINPDWDLDYDYAGAVLLSTRYLIPEELPQEAFLTCALLLALVEAPENRLHYARQFYEAIARRRISLATPILANLRIPNGSLTSCFIVSIEDNLESIFREITNTARISKNGGGVGVNVSRIRATGSTVMGKKNASGGVIPWIKLLNDTAIAVNQGGRRAGAVTVSLDIWHLDVPEFLEMQTENGDQRRKAYDVFPQLVIVDEFMRRVRDRREWTLVDPYEVLMELGIDLAPLWGEEFEKAYQIVEANVGTKLTLYKRVNARELFKDIMRVQVETGMPYLAFKDTINRANPNKHEGYIPGVNLCTESFSNVVPGKYAHCCNLVSINLANAEDYELEHLCTLAVRILDNTIEITVPPFQDAKNHNERYRTIGVGAMGLADWLAKRELRYTNLREISNLFEDIGYYCTRASMLLAKERGAYPAFPGSDWSKGLLIGGKPVEWFEQHAYDKPRWRQLAKDIVTYGIRNSHITAIAPNTSSSLVQGCTASILPVYSRFFYDKWAKGTVPIAPPYIKERYWYYQENKTLPQECVVNVVATIQQWIDTGISMELVFNLNQGVYFPDEPERAIKAKDIFNILMMAWERGCKAVYYVRFVQKDPFKEECSACAN; from the coding sequence ATGTTATTGGACACTCAAAGGGATACGATCACTGGTTTTGCGTGTCAAGGTAGTGAGGGAAACAAGTCGCAAGGGAGAAATGAGAAAGAGAATCAGATCTATGTAGTGAAGAGGAACGGAAAATTAGAGCCCTTAGATGTTACTAAAATCAGAAGGGTAGTTTCTTGGGCCTGTGAGGGAAAGGATGTGAATCCCATTGCCCTGGAATCGGGCCTAAAAACCCGTCTACGGCCGGGTATTACCACCAGGGAGATTCAAGATAATCTTATCCACTGTGCCCTAGAAATGTGCGACGAGAGCCAACCGGACTGGCGTTATGTTGCTGGAAGACTACATATCTGGGGTCTGTGGAAAGAGGTGTTGGCCACTAGAGGTTACGTGTATACCGACTATAGACGTACAGTAGAGACGTTTGTAGAACGGGGTAAATACGATTCGCGAATTCTCACCTATTCTCCTGCCGAATTGGAAGAGGCTGGTAGATGGATTAATCCGGACTGGGACTTAGATTACGACTATGCCGGTGCTGTATTACTCAGCACTCGTTATCTTATCCCTGAGGAATTGCCACAAGAAGCGTTCCTCACCTGTGCCCTTTTGTTAGCATTAGTAGAGGCTCCAGAAAATCGTCTCCACTACGCCCGTCAGTTTTACGAAGCTATTGCCAGACGTCGTATCTCTCTTGCCACTCCTATCCTTGCTAACTTGAGAATCCCCAATGGCTCTCTTACTAGTTGTTTTATTGTTAGCATTGAAGACAATCTGGAGAGTATCTTTAGGGAAATTACAAACACTGCCAGAATTTCTAAAAATGGTGGAGGTGTGGGAGTCAATGTATCCCGGATTAGGGCTACCGGTAGTACGGTAATGGGGAAGAAAAATGCCTCTGGGGGTGTCATCCCCTGGATAAAACTCCTCAATGACACTGCCATTGCTGTGAATCAGGGGGGTAGACGGGCAGGCGCTGTCACTGTAAGTCTGGACATTTGGCATTTAGACGTGCCAGAATTCTTAGAGATGCAAACGGAAAATGGGGATCAAAGGCGCAAGGCCTATGACGTCTTCCCCCAACTGGTGATTGTGGACGAATTCATGCGACGAGTAAGGGATAGACGGGAGTGGACTTTGGTAGATCCCTATGAAGTATTGATGGAGTTAGGTATAGATCTGGCGCCCTTGTGGGGAGAAGAGTTTGAAAAAGCCTATCAAATAGTGGAAGCCAATGTGGGCACCAAACTAACACTCTACAAACGAGTCAATGCCAGGGAGCTGTTTAAGGATATAATGCGGGTACAGGTAGAAACAGGGATGCCTTACCTAGCATTCAAGGACACCATCAATCGTGCCAATCCCAACAAACATGAAGGTTATATCCCCGGGGTTAACCTTTGCACCGAGAGTTTTAGTAATGTAGTTCCCGGTAAATATGCCCACTGTTGCAATCTAGTATCCATCAACTTGGCCAATGCTGAGGACTACGAGTTGGAGCATCTTTGTACTTTAGCTGTTAGAATATTAGATAATACAATAGAAATAACAGTACCTCCCTTCCAAGACGCCAAAAACCATAATGAGAGGTATCGCACCATCGGGGTGGGGGCGATGGGATTGGCAGACTGGTTGGCCAAAAGGGAGTTGAGATACACAAATCTTCGGGAAATCAGTAATCTGTTTGAGGACATAGGCTATTACTGCACCCGTGCCTCCATGTTACTGGCAAAGGAAAGGGGGGCATATCCAGCCTTCCCTGGTAGTGACTGGAGTAAGGGTTTACTCATTGGTGGCAAGCCGGTAGAATGGTTTGAACAACACGCTTACGACAAACCCCGTTGGCGTCAACTGGCAAAAGACATTGTCACCTACGGCATTCGAAATTCTCATATTACCGCCATCGCACCCAATACCTCCTCCTCCCTGGTGCAAGGTTGTACAGCAAGTATACTTCCTGTGTATAGTAGATTTTTCTATGATAAGTGGGCCAAGGGGACAGTGCCTATAGCGCCTCCGTACATCAAAGAGAGATACTGGTATTATCAGGAAAACAAAACTCTGCCACAGGAGTGTGTGGTGAATGTGGTTGCTACTATCCAGCAGTGGATTGACACTGGCATTTCCATGGAGTTAGTATTTAACCTCAATCAGGGTGTATACTTTCCAGACGAGCCAGAAAGGGCTATTAAAGCCAAGGACATTTTTAACATTCTGATGATGGCTTGGGAAAGGGGTTGTAAAGCTGTATATTACGTGCGTTTTGTCCAAAAAGACCCCTTTAAGGAGGAGTGCAGTGCCTGTGCCAATTAA
- a CDS encoding 30S ribosomal protein S20, with the protein MANTKSALKRIKINERNRKRNRAYKLAVKALMKKYFKAVEAYAASPTEEMMQQVQECMSAAYSKIDKAVKRGVYHKNNGARKKSRLARALAKVLQSLKERSSETTGGETAAVSG; encoded by the coding sequence GTGGCTAACACAAAATCTGCTCTCAAAAGAATAAAAATAAACGAGCGCAACCGCAAGCGCAATAGGGCTTACAAGTTGGCGGTAAAAGCCCTAATGAAGAAGTACTTCAAGGCAGTAGAGGCTTATGCGGCATCTCCCACAGAGGAGATGATGCAACAGGTGCAGGAATGCATGTCGGCTGCCTACAGCAAAATAGACAAGGCGGTGAAAAGGGGAGTATACCACAAAAACAACGGCGCCAGGAAAAAATCAAGATTGGCCAGGGCTTTGGCTAAGGTGCTTCAAAGCCTAAAAGAAAGGTCATCAGAGACAACCGGTGGCGAAACAGCGGCCGTCTCTGGCTAG
- a CDS encoding TatD family hydrolase — protein sequence MSLVDTHVHVNFDVFQEDIQEVRSRWQSAGVTKLVHSCVTPGEFEQISSICQNFPEMFCSVGLHPLYTEKWEGERTYNQILQAAQSYPKVVAIGETGLDLYKDNNLELQKEVFWKHLEIAHILNKPVIIHCREAARETLEVLKQFQQHGGKITGVMHCWGGNPTETQWFLELGLYISFSGVVTFKNAKTVQASAAIVPEDRLLIETDCPFLAPTPYRGKRNEPAYVLKVAEKLAQIRQKSLEEIAKITTTNACRLFNLFEGCVN from the coding sequence GTGTCCTTAGTGGACACCCATGTCCATGTTAATTTTGATGTTTTTCAAGAAGATATACAGGAGGTGAGAAGTCGCTGGCAGTCGGCAGGGGTGACTAAACTGGTGCACTCCTGTGTGACGCCCGGGGAATTCGAGCAGATAAGTTCTATATGCCAGAATTTCCCAGAGATGTTCTGTTCCGTAGGACTACATCCCCTTTACACCGAAAAATGGGAGGGGGAAAGGACCTACAATCAAATACTACAAGCGGCCCAATCCTATCCCAAGGTAGTGGCAATAGGGGAAACGGGTTTGGATCTATACAAGGATAACAACTTAGAGCTACAAAAGGAGGTCTTCTGGAAGCACCTAGAAATAGCCCATATTTTGAACAAGCCTGTTATCATCCACTGTAGAGAAGCTGCTAGAGAAACACTAGAAGTACTAAAACAATTCCAGCAGCACGGGGGAAAGATAACAGGTGTTATGCACTGTTGGGGAGGGAACCCCACGGAAACCCAATGGTTTCTGGAGCTGGGACTATACATCAGTTTTAGCGGAGTAGTAACCTTCAAAAATGCAAAAACAGTTCAGGCCAGTGCCGCCATAGTGCCAGAGGATCGTCTCTTAATAGAGACAGACTGTCCTTTCCTGGCACCAACCCCCTACAGGGGAAAACGCAATGAACCGGCCTACGTACTAAAGGTGGCGGAGAAACTGGCTCAAATCCGCCAAAAAAGTCTGGAAGAAATAGCTAAAATCACCACAACCAACGCCTGCCGGCTATTCAACCTCTTCGAGGGCTGTGTGAATTGA
- a CDS encoding ATP-dependent zinc protease, whose protein sequence is MKHSLPLIGWREYVCLPQLGIEKIKAKIDTGARTSALHAYHIHTYQEGEQQMVEFKVHPLQRQTHVTISCTAPLLGYRKVTNSGGHATIRPVILTSIRLGEYQWQIELTLTNRDVMGFRMLLGREAIRRKFLVDAGHSFIYGRHP, encoded by the coding sequence ATGAAACACTCCCTTCCCCTGATTGGATGGCGAGAATATGTCTGTTTACCCCAACTGGGTATTGAAAAAATCAAGGCCAAGATTGACACAGGCGCGAGGACGTCCGCACTACATGCCTATCACATTCACACCTATCAGGAAGGGGAGCAACAGATGGTAGAATTCAAGGTGCATCCCCTTCAAAGGCAAACCCACGTTACTATAAGTTGTACTGCCCCCCTTTTAGGTTACAGAAAGGTTACTAATTCGGGGGGGCATGCCACCATTCGTCCTGTTATTCTTACTTCTATCAGACTGGGGGAATATCAATGGCAAATCGAATTAACCCTCACTAATAGAGACGTGATGGGTTTTCGGATGTTGTTGGGGAGAGAGGCAATCCGTCGTAAGTTTTTGGTGGATGCCGGTCACTCTTTTATATACGGTCGTCATCCCTAG